The Pyrus communis chromosome 2, drPyrComm1.1, whole genome shotgun sequence genome includes a window with the following:
- the LOC137725527 gene encoding polyadenylate-binding protein 8-like, which translates to MAQVQQVPAQNANAAAAAAAANGGGGANQFVTTSLYVGDLDPNVTDSQLYDLFNQLGQVVSVRVCRDLSTRRSLGYGYVNFANPQDAARALDVLNFTPVNGRPIRIMYSHRDPSIRKSGSGNIFIKNLDKAIDHKALHDTFSAFGNILSCKVATDSVGQSKGYGFVQFDNEEAAQKAIEKLNGMLLNDKQVFVGPFLRKQERDSTADKSRFNNVYVKNLSESTTEEDLKKVFSEFGITTSEVVMRDGDGKSKCFGFVNFEKAEDAARAVEALNGKKFDDKEWYVGKAQKKSERENELKQRFEQSMKEAADKYQGANLYVKNLDDTIADDKLLELFSPFGTITSCKVMRDPSGVSRGSGFVAFSTPEEANRALLEMNGKMIVSKPLYVALAQRKEDRRARLQAQFSQMRPVAMAPPVASRMPMYPPGGPGLGQQIFYGQGPPAIIPSQPGFGYQQQLVPGMRPGGAPMPNFFVPMVQQGQQGQRPGGRRGGSVQQNQQPVPMMQQQMLPRGRIYRYPSGRGIPDGPMPGVPGGMFSVPYDISGGGGMPIRDAALSQPTIPIGALATALANATPEQQRTMLGENLYPLVEQLEPDNAAKVTGMLLEMDQTEVLHLLESPEALKAKVAEAMDVLRNVAQQQQAGNAADQLGSLSLNENLVS; encoded by the exons ATGGCGCAAGTTCAGCAGGTCCCGGCTCAGAATGCGAACGCGGCAGCAGCGGCGGCTGCGGCGAACGGTGGCGGAGGAGCCAACCAGTTCGTGACGACGTCGCTTTACGTTGGCGATCTTGACCCCAACGTCACCGATTCGCAGCTCTACGACCTGTTCAACCAGCTGGGTCAGGTGGTTTCGGTTAGGGTTTGCAGGGACTTATCCACCCGGAGGTCGCTTGGCTATGGCTATGTGAATTTCGCCAACCCACAAGATG CTGCTAGGGCTTTGGATGTGTTGAACTTTACTCCTGTGAATGGAAGGCCCATTAGGATTATGTACTCTCATCGTGATCCTAGTATTCGCAAAAGTGGGTCTGGCAACATATTTATTAAG AATTTGGACAAAGCTATTGATCACAAAGCCTTGCATGATACATTTTCTGCATTTGGAAACATCCTTTCTTGCAAGGTGGCTACAGACTCCGTTGGCCAGTCAAAGGGCTATGGCTTTGTACAATTTGACAATGAAGAAGCTGCCCAAAAGGCTATAGAGAAGTTGAATGGTATGCTTTTGAATGATAAGCAAGTTTTTGTTGGTCCTTTCCTCCGGAAGCAGGAAAGGGACAGTACTGCTGACAAGTCAAGATTCAACAATGTTTATGTAAAGAATCTATCAGAGTCAACTACTGAGGAAGATTTGAAAAAAGTTTTTTCTGAATTTGGGATAACCACTAGTGAAGTTGTGATGAGGGATGGAGATGGAAAATCAAAGTGCTTTGGGTTCGTCAATTTTGAAAAGGCTGAAGATGCTGCTAGAGCTGTTGAGGCTCTGAATGGAAAGAAATTTGATGATAAGGAGTGGTATGTTGGGAAGGCCCAGAAGAAATCTGAAAGggaaaatgaattgaaacaaCGATTTGAACAGAGTATGAAAGAGGCTGCAGACAAGTATCAAGGCGCGAACTTGTATGTTAAAAATTTGGATGATACTATAGCTGATGATAAACTTCTGGAGTTATTCTCTCCATTTGGGACTATTACCTCATGCAAG GTCATGCGAGACCCTAGTGGAGTTAGTAGGGGATCAGGTTTTGTTGCATTCTCGACTCCTGAAGAGGCAAATAGAGCT CTATTGGAGATGAATGGAAAGATGATTGTAAGCAAACCTCTGTATGTTGCACTTGCACAACGAAAAGAAGATAGAAGAGCAAGGCTACAG GCTCAGTTTTCTCAAATGCGGCCAGTTGCAATGGCACCTCCAGTTGCTTCTCGTATGCCAATGTACCCTCCTGGTGGTCCAGGTCTTGGACAACAAATATTCTATGGTCAAGGCCCACCTGCCATCATTCCCTCCCAG ccTGGATTTGGGTATCAGCAGCAGCTTGTTCCTGGTATGAGGCCTGGTGGGGCTCCAATGCCAAATTTCTTTGTGCCAATGGTTCAGCAGGGGCAGCAAGGGCAGCGTCCTGGTGGCAGACGTGGAGGTTCTGTCCAGCAAAACCAGCAACCAGTTCCCATGATGCAACAGCAG ATGCTACCAAGGGGGCGTATCTACCGCTACCCATCAGGTCGCGGTATACCTGATGGTCCCATGCCTGGTGTTCCTGGAGGCATGTTTTCTGTTCCATATGACATCAGCGGCGGTGGTGGCATGCCTATCCGTGATGCAGCACTGTCGCAGCCAACAATTCCAATAGGGGCCTTGGCTACTGCTCTTGCAAATGCCACACCAGAGCAGCAAAGAACG ATGCTGGGTGAGAATCTTTACCCGCTCGTGGAACAGCTGGAACCTGACAATGCAGCAAAGGTTACCGGCATGCTTCTGGAGATGGATCAGACTGAAGTTCTTCATTTGCTCGAGTCGCCTGAAGCTTTGAAGGCAAAGGTAGCTGAGGCTATGGATGTTCTGAGGAACGTTGCTCAGCAACAGCAAGCTGGCAATGCAGCTGATCAACTTGGCTCATTGTCACTCAATGAAAACCTTGTTTCTTGA
- the LOC137725526 gene encoding probable E3 ubiquitin ligase SUD1 gives MEIAPALPPSADRDIPIDTGKTSSSQENEASAAAAATTTTSSSSVAVKYDDEEEEEDVCRICRNPGDADNPLRYPCACSGSIKFVHQDCLLQWLNHSNARQCEVCKHAFSFSPVYAENAPARLPFQEFVVGMAMKTCHVLQFFLRLGFVLSVWLLIIPFITFWIWRLAFVRSFGEAQRLFLSHLSTTVILTDCLHGFLLSASIVFIFLGATSLRDYFRHLRELGGQDADREDEGERNGARPARRAPGQANRNFVGDVNGEDAAGAQGIAGAGQMIRRNAENVAARWEMQAARLEAHVEQMFDGLDDADGAEDVPFDELVGMQGPVFHLVENAFTVLASNMIFLGVVIFVPFSIGRIILYHLSWLFSTATRPVLSTVMPLTESALSLANVTLKNALTAVTNLSSESQQSGMVGQVEETLKANMSGLNEVANNISSPLSADFLKGATLGTSRLSDVTTLAIGYMFIFSLVFFYLGIVALIRYTRGEPLTLGRFYGIASMAETIPSLFRQFLAAMRHLMTMIKVAFLLVIELGVFPLMCGWWLDVCTIRMFGKSMSHRVQFFSASPLASSLVHWVVGIVYMLQISIFVSLLRGVLRNGVLYFLRDPADPNYNPFRDLIDDPVHKHARRVLLSVAVYGSLIVMLVFLPVKLAMRMAPSIFPLDISVSDPFTEIPADMLLFQICIPFAIEHFKLRTTIKSLLRYWFTAVGWALGLTDFLLPRPEDNGAQENGNAEPGRQDRVQVQLGVHDQALVALPGADDPNAGILASGDSIVVEEDDTDEQSDSERYSFVLRIVLLLVVAWMTLLVFNSALIVVPTSLGRAIFNVIPFLPITHGIKCNDLYAFIIGSYIIWTAVAGVRYSIEHIRTKRVAVLLGQIWKWCAIVIKSSALLSIWIFVIPVLIGLLFELLVIVPMRVPVDESPVFLLYQDWALGLIFLKIWTRLVMLDHMMPLVDETWRVKFERVREDGFSRLQGLWVLREIVFPIIMKLLTALCVPYVLARGLFPVLGYPLVVNSAVYRFAWLGCLCFSLLCFCAKRFHVWFTNLHNSIRDDRYLVGRRLHNFGEAVEEKQNEAGTSSEVQGSNLETNGLIRYDREVDIGLRLRHVNRVDA, from the exons ATGGAGATCGCCCCGGCCCTGCCGCCGTCCGCTGACCGGGACATCCCAATCGATACCGGCAAGACGTCGTCGTCTCAGGAGAACGAAGCGAGCGCCGCGGCGGCGGCGACGACGACGACCTCGTCTTCGTCGGTGGCGGTCAAGTACGACgatgaggaagaggaggaggacgTGTGCCGGATCTGTAGAAACCCGGGCGACGCCGATAACCCGCTCCGGTACCCGTGCGCTTGTAGCGGAAGCATCAAATTTGTCCACCAGGATTGCCTCCTGCAGTGGCTCAATCACAGCAATGCTCGCCAATGCGAG GTTTGCAAGCATGCATTTTCGTTCTCTCCGGTTTATGCTGAGAATGCCCCTGCAAGGCTTCCTTTTCAAGAGTTTGTAGTTGGGATGGCAATGAAAACTTGCCATGTTCTGCAATTCTTTCTGCGCCTTGGTTTTGTGCTTTCTGTTTGGCTCCTCATTATACCTTTTATTACATTTTGGATATGGCGGTTGGCTTTTGTGAGGAGTTTTGGTGAAGCTCAGAGATTATTCCTTAGTCATTTATCCACTACAGTAATCCTTACCGATTGTCTGCATGGGTTCCTACTTTCTGCTAGCATTGTGTTTATTTTTCTCGGGGCCACTTCTCTGAGGGATTACTTCAGGCATTTACGTGAGCTAGGAGGACAGGATGCTGACAGAGAAGATGAAGGGGAAAGAAATGGTGCCCGTCCTGCAAGGAGAGCTCCTGGACAAGCTAACAGGAACTTTGTTGGTGATGTGAATGGGGAAGATGCTGCTGGAGCACAAGGGATTGCTGGAGCAGGTCAAATGATTAGAAGGAATGCAGAAAATGTTGCTGCTCGGTGGGAGATGCAGGCAGCTCGTCTTGAGGCTCATGTGGAACAGATGTTTGATGGTCTGGATGATGCTGATGGCGCTGAGGATGTACCGTTTGATGAGCTCGTTGGCATGCAGGGACCTGTATTTCATTTAGTTGAAAATGCATTCACT GTTCTGGCCAGCAATATGATATTCCTTGGCGTAGTAATCTTTGTGCCTTTCTCAATTGGTCGGATAATACTCTATCATTTGTCTTGGCTTTTCTCCACTGCTACTCGTCCAGTATTGTCAACGGTCATGCCACTCACAGAGTCAGCCCTTTCCTTGGCAAATGTGACATTGAAGAATGCATTAACGGCCGTAACAAATTTATCATCTGAAAGCCAACAAAGCGGTATGGTCGGCCAGGTTGAAGAGACCCTGAAAGcaaacatgagtggactaaATGAGGTAGCAAACAATATAAGTTCACCACTTTCAGCAGACTTCCTGAAAGGGGCAACGCTTGGGACATCAAGGCTGTCTGATGTTACAACTCTTGCTATTGGATACATGTTTATATTCTCCCTAGTTTTCTTCTACCTTGGCATTGTTGCTTTGATTCGGTACACTAGGGGTGAGCCATTGACTTTGGGAAGGTTCTATGGTATTGCTTCTATGGCAGAGACAATTCCATCTCTCTTCAGGCAGTTCTTGGCAGCAATGAGGCATTTGATGACTATGATTAAGGTTGCATTTCTTCTAGTCATTGAACTGGGGGTATTTCCATTGATGTGTGGATGGTGGCTAGATGTTTGCACAATAAGGATGTTTGGGAAGTCCATGTCTCACAGGGTTCAGTTCTTCTCAGCATCTCCCTTAGCCAGTTCACTGGTCCATTGGGTTGTTGGAATTGTATACATGCTACAAATAAGCATATTCGTCAGTCTTCTTCGAGGG GTTCTGCGTAATGGAGTTCTTTATTTCCTTAGAGATCCAGCTGATCCAAACTACAATCCCTTCCGCGATCTTATTGATGATCCGGTGCACAAACATGCTCGCAGGGTCCTGTTATCTGTTGCGGTGTATGGGAGTTTAATTGTGATGCTGGTGTTTTTACCAGTTAAACTAGCTATGCGGATGGCACCTTCCATTTTTCCTCTTGACATCTC GGTGTCGGACCCATTTACTGAAATTCCTGCGGACATGCTTCTTTTTCAAATATGTATTCCATTCGCCATTGAGCATTTCAAATTAAGGACAACGATTAAATCCCTCCTCCGTTATTGGTTTACGGCAGTTGGTTGGGCACTTGGTTTAACGGATTTCTTATTGCCCAGACCTGAGGACAATGGTGCTCAGGAAAATGGAAATGCAGAGCCAGGTAGACAGGATAGAGTACAGGTTCAACTAGGGGTACATGATCAGGCTTTGGTGGCACTTCCAGGTGCTGATGATCCTAATGCGGGCATTCTTGCATCAGGGGACTCAATTGTCGTAGAAGAGGATGACACAGATGAACAATCTGATTCTGA AAGGTACAGTTTTGTGCTTCGCATTGTACTCTTGTTGGTTGTGGCTTGGATGACGTTACTTGTCTTCAACTCTGCCTTAATAGTCGTACCAACCTCACTTGGAAGGGCAATTTTCAATGTCATTCCTTTTCTCCCTATAACACATGGAATCAAGTGCAATG atTTGTATGCTTTCATCATTGGAAGCTACATAATATGGACTGCTGTGGCCGGAGTAAGATACTCAATTGAGCATATTCGAACAAAGAGGGTTGCAGTTCTGTTAGGCCAGATCTGGAAGTGGTGTGCCATTGTTATCAAGAGTTCCGCACTTTTGTCAATATGG ATTTTTGTCATTCCGGTATTGATTGGGCTGCTCTTTGAGCTTCTGGTGATCGTGCCAATGCGTGTGCCTGTTGATGAAAGCCCAGTGTTCTTGCTTTACCAGGACTGGGCATTGGGCCTTATTTTTCTCAAGATATGGACTAGACTG GTTATGTTGGATCACATGATGCCACTGGTGGATGAAACATGGCGAGTAAAGTTCGAAAGGGTGAGGGAAGACGGTTTCTCTAGGCTGCAAGGGCTTTGGGTGCTTCGCGAGATTGTATTCCCAATCATAATGAAGTTGTTGACTGCCCTGTGTGTGCCTTACGTACTTGCCAGAGGGCTATTTCCTGTTCTCGGTTACCCATTAGTGGTGAATTCAGCAGTTTATCGGTTTGCCTGGCTGGGATGCCTTTGCTTTAGCCTGTTGTGCTTTTGCGCCAAGAGATTCCATGTCTGGTTCACCAACCTTCACAACTCAATACGTGACGACCGGTATCTGGTTGGTCGTAGGCTTCATAACTTTGGAGAAGCCGTCGAAGAGAAGCAAAACGAAGCAGGGACATCCTCGGAAGTGCAGGGCTCTAACTTGGAGACCAACGGGCTAATCCGGTACGACCGAGAAGTTGATATAGGACTCCGGCTAAGGCACGTTAACCGAGTTGATGCCTGA